The DNA region GGAGGTGCTCTCCCCGGATTTCGGCCCCACGGGGCTTTGCGCCTGGGCCGAGGCCCGGGGGACCATCCCTTATGAGGTGGCGGTGCACCTTTCCCGGAGGCTTCCCAGGGTTTATCGCTACGGGGAGGAGGTGCGGGAGGTTCTAAACTAAAGGGGTGCAGGCGGTGCGCCTTTTCCAGGGCTACCTCTGGCATCCCCGGGGGCTTGCCCTGGACCCCATGGGCCTCCTTCCCCAGGAGGTGGAAGGGGCCAGGCTTCTCCTGGACGAGGTGCCGCCCCCCACGCCCTTCTTTGAGGACGGCACCCCCACCCACACCCAGCGCTTCTACCAGCTCACCCTTCTCCTCCTCACCGAGGAGGCACCCGAGGCCTTGAAGCCCGTGGCCCAGGCCCTGGCCCCCATCCTTCAGGGGATGTTGGAGGGGCTTCCCCGGGAGGTGGGCTGGCTTCTTTTGGAGGACCTGCGCCCCCTCTAGCCCTTGCGGAGGAGAAAGGCCAGGAGGAGGGAGGCCCCACCCAGGGCAAAGGCCAGAAGGCTTTCCCTCCTAAGGGCCAACCCCTTGGGCCTTAGGGGCTTTAGGATTCCGGTTTCGTAGGCCCTCACTTGGTCCCGGGGGTCTTCCGCCAGAAGGTCCACCACCGGGGGGCTTCCCGGGGGGGCCCCCAGGGTCCAGGGGCCCCCTTCGGGGCTGGTGGGTCGCAGGTACCAGGGGGCAAAGGGATCAAAGAGGCCCACGGCCCCGTAGTAACCGTAAGGCCCCGGGGGAAGCCCGGTGTCCACCGCCACCCAGTCCCCTTCCCGCCACACCCTCAGGGGCGTCCGTTCCCCGGTGGGGGTGCGCTTTTCCCCGCCAAACCCCGTGAGGACATAGGCCGCCTCAAAGCCCTGGCCGTGGGGGGTGGAAAGCCCGGGGAGCAGGGTTTCCTCTCCCCCCTCCCCCGTGTCCAGCCAGAGGACCACCGTGGCCAGGCTGAAGCCCAAAGGACCCTCGAGGGGGTTCGGGTAGCGGCTCAGCCGTACCCTTAGGACCAGCCTCCCCTCCCGTTCTTCCCCCGCCAGGGCCAGGAGGTCAGCATAGCCCTCCCCCGCCTCCTGGAAAAGGGCGGCCCGGGGATAGAGGTAGGCCAGGCCTTGGTCGTCGCCCAGGGGGTCCTGGAAGAGGAACAGCACGCCCAACTTTATACCAGGGAAACCAGGGCCTTCACCACCTTTTGCGGATCGTGCTGGGCCAAGGGACCCTCCTCCCGGAAGTCCCCGGCCATCACCCGCACCCCGTCCACGGCGAAGGGCCTCGGGTCAAAGGCCACGGGGAAACGCCCTTCCTCGGCATAGCGCCTCAGGACCTCCTCGGGAATGGGGGCGGTGTGCACCAGCACCGCCTCGGGCCTCCTGCCCAGATGGTAGGCGATGGCCTTGTAATGGTCGTAAGCGGTGTAGCCATCGGTTTCCCCGGGCTCGGTCATGAGGTTCACCACATAGACCAGGGGCGCCTTGGCCTTGGCCAGGGCCTCCAGGAGGGGCTTGGGCAGAAAGCTGGGGATGACGCTGGTGTAGAGGCTTCCCGGACCCAGGACCAGGAGGTCCGCCGAGCGGATGGCCCTAAGGGCCTCCTCCATGACCCGCTTGGGTTCGGGTTCCAGGAAGACTTCCCGGATCCGTCCCACCCTCTCCCGGATGGCCACCTCCCCCACCACCTCCGTGCCGTCCCGGAAGCGGGCCTTAAGCCGCACCGCCTCGGGGGTGGCGGGAAAGACCTGGCCCCTCAGCTGCAGGATGGCGTTGGCCTCGAGGATGGCCTCGGCGAAATCCTTGGCCTCCTGGTTCAGGGTTAGCAGGAAGAGGTTGCCGAAGGTGTGGCCCTTAAACTCCCCTTCTTGGAAGCGGTGGTGCAGGAGCTTGGGAAGGGCGGGGTGGTCGGAAAGGGCCGCCAAGCAGTCCACCAGATCCCCCACCGCCGGCAGGCCAAAAGCCAGCCGGAGGCGGCCCGTGGAGCCCCCGTCGTCGGTCACCGCCACGATGGCGGTGGTGTTGGCCGTGTGCTCCTTTAGACCCCTAAGCACCCGGGAAAGCCCGGTCCCGCCGCCAAAGGCCACCACCTTGGGGCCTTGCTCCAGCCTCCTGCGCACGTAGACCCTTTCCGGCACCGCCTCGGGCTCGGTGAGGGCGGAGAGCATGCTGCGGTTCATGCTCCTTATCCCTCCCACCAGGAGGGCCAGGCCCAGGAGGACGAGGCCCAGGGCCCAGGGCTTTGGGGGTGGGGAAGGGAGGAAGCGGGCTAGGCCGTAGGCCATGAGGAGAATTCCCAGGCCCGCCAAGGCGGCGTAGCGCTTGACCCGCATCCCCGGATAAAGCCAGCGAAGCGGGGGAAAGCGCCGGGCAAGTCCTTGGGCTACCCGGTACACCACCTCGTCACCCTTCCTTGTCCACATCCCGGTGGCTCACCTCCGCCCGGAAGCGGCTTGAGAGCTCCTCGGCGAGCCGCTCGGCCACGGCCACGCTCCGGTGCCTCCCCCCCGTGCACCCCACGGCCACGGTGTAAAAGGCCCTTCCCTCCGCCTTGGCCCCTTCCGCCGCCAGCCCCACCACCGCCAGAAGGGCCCGGTAGTAGGGCTCGTGCTCTTCCCGGAACACATAGGCCTGCACCTCGGGGTCCAGCCCCGTCTTGGGCTTGAGGCCGGGGTCGTAGTGGGGGTTGGGCAAGGGGCGCACGTCCAGGACCAGGTCGGCCTCCTGGGGTGGGCCCCACTTGAAGCCAAAGGAGATGAGGCGCAGGAGAAAGCCCGCCTCCTCCCCCAAAAAGCGCACCAGGGCGTCCTTTAGGGCCCTTGGGGAAAGCTCCGAGGTGTCCAGGACCAGGTGGGCCCTGGCCCTTAGAGGTCCCAGGATCCGGCGCTCCTCCCCGATCTCCCGCATGAGGTTCCCTGCCCCTAGGGGGTGGACCCTACGGGTCAGGTTGTAGCGGCGTAAGAGGACCTCGGGGCGGGCCTCGAGGTAGACCACGGTGGGCTTGAGCTGGTCCAGGGCCCTTTCCAGATCCCCAAAGAAGGCTAAGGCCCGGGCGTCCAGCACCACCCCGGCCCGCTCCACCCCCCTTTGGGCCAGCTCCTGCAAGAGGGCTTCCCATAGGCCCGGAGGGAGGTTGTCCACCATGAAGTAGCCCAGGTCCTCCAGGTACCCCTTGGCCGTGGTCTTGCCCGCCCCGGAAAGCCCTGAAAGCACCAGAAACCGCATCCCCTTGACTATACCCGTCCTCTGAGCCAGAGGTTGAAAAGGGAAAGGAGGAAAAGCCCGGGAAGCCCCACCACCCCGATGAGGAGGTCGTGGGTGCGCTCCACCACGAGAAGGGGAAAGCCTCCGATGGCGTTCAGGGTTCCGTGAAGGAGGGCTGGGGCCACCACGGAACCGCCTCTTTCCCGCACCCAGAGGAGGGAGGGGGTCAGGGCCAGGGTGAAGAGGATCATCATGGGTACGCCCAGGTAGGGCTCCCTGGGGTAGTTGTGGCCGGCCAGGACGAGGGGAGCGTGCCATAATCCCCACCAGAAGCCAATCTCCAGGCTGGCGGGCCAGAGGCCCCGCTCCTTAAGCCCCTCCCAGAGGTATCCTCGCCACAGGAGCTCCTCCCCCAAGGCGGCCAAGAGGTTCGCCGTGGCCCCCGCCACCAGGGCGGCGAGGATCAGGACCAGGGGGAAAAGCGTCCAGAGGGTTTCCGGGATCGCCTGGGCTGCATCCTGGGGTAGGGTTTGCCGGAGGGCTTCCCATCCTTTCCAGGCGCCGAAGGGAAGGCTTAGGGGAATGGAAAGCAGGGTGAGGGCCACGGGAAAGAGCCAGGCGAAAAGCCAGTAGCGGTTGGGCCTCAAGGCAAGGGGGAGGCGCATTCCCTCCTTGCGGGCGAAGTACAGGGCCACCAGGCCGGGAATCCACATGTAAAGGAAGCCAAAGGCCACGTAGGCAGGGCTCTCCACCCGCCCGCCCAACAGGTAAAAGACCAGGAAGGCCACCCAGGAAAGCCCCAGGGCCCAGTAAAGGGCTCTCATGTCCCCTCCTTCCACCTCAACAAAGGCAGGGGGTCTTCCGGGTTGAGAAGAAGGCCTGCCCCGTTTTTAAGTACCAGGAGCACTCCCTCCCCCCGCCTGGCTCCCACGAAGGCCTCCACGGGTAGCCCCTCCAGGCGGAGCCTCCTGCGGTGGAAGCCAGGCATGGAGACCTCCCCCCGAAGGCTCCACCAGGGAAGGGCGAAGGAAAGGAGTCTTACCTCCACCACCTCGGAACGGTGAACCGTGCGTGGGCCCAAGGGCTGGTGGACGGTGAGCACCGGGCTGTTAAGCTCATAGAAAAGCCTTTGGGGGAATCCCGAGAGCCAGTAGAGGAGGCCCCCCGTTAGGAAGAGGTCTACTAGGAGGAAACCAAGGAGGAGGGGGAGGTTTTCTGGATCCTCCCGGGCAGCCATGAGGATGACCCCACCCAGGGCCGAAAGGAGGAGTAGGAAGAGGGCTAGGAAAAACCTTCTAGGGTTCCCTTCCCTCCTCGGATAAAGCCTCATCCTTCCACCTCCCCGCCTTCTTGGCGGCTTCTTTGAGAAGGTATTCTATCTGGGCGTTCACGCTTCGTAGCTCGTCCTGGGCCCATTTCTCCAGCACCCGGTAGAGCCTTGGGTCAAGCCTCAAGAGGAAGCGTTTCTTCTCCTTTTCTCTCACCCCATCCCCTTCAGGTGTACAGGGTACCCACGTTCATCACCGGCTGGGCCTGGGCCTCGGCCACCAGGGCCACCATGAGGTTATTCACCATGGCTGCCCGGCGCTCCTCGTCCAGGGCGATACCCTGGGCCTCGAGGCCCGAAAGGGCCTCCTTCACCATGTTGGTGGCCGCCTCTACGATGAGCTTCCTGGCTGCCACCACCGCCAGGGCCTGCTGGCGGCGGAGCATGGCCTGGGCTACCTCCGGGGCGTAGGCCAGGTGGGTGAGGCGGGCCTCCAGGACCTCCACCCCTGCCACCCTCAGGCGCTCCTGCACCTCCGCCTTAAGCTCTTCGGCGATTTCCTCGGGGTTTCCTCTTAAAGACTTGCCCTCGGCATCATAGGGGTAGCGGCTCGCCAGGGCCCGGATGGCCGCCTCCGACTGTATGGCCACGAAGCTCTGGTAGTTCTCCACCTGGAAGAGGGCTTTGGCCGTATCCACCACCCGCCACACCACCACGGCGGCGATCTCAATGGGGTTGCCGTGGGCATCGTTCACCTTGAGCCGGTCCGAAGTGAAGTTGTGAACCCTTAGGGTGATCCGCTTCCTTTGGGCTAGGGGGTTGGCGAAGTGAAAGCCCTCATCCCGGATGCTACCCACATAGCGTCCCAGAAAGACTAGGGCCACCGCCTCGTTGGGCTGCACGGTGAAAAGCCCTCCTACCAAGAGCCCCGAGGCGAGAAGGGCAAAGACGACGTGCCAGAGATAGAAAAGCTCCCTCTCGCTCAACAGCCGAACCCCTCCCCAGCCCAACCAAAGAAGGGCCAAGAGGAGGGCCAAAAGGGCCAGAAAGCCGCTTTGCCGCCACGCTGTGGTTTCCTTTACCTCGCGCATACCGCCTCCTTCTAGTTCCTAAAGACCACCTCTTCCCGGGCGAAGACCCGCACGGCATAGAAGAGGGCAAGGCCTGCGTAGACCAAGGTGGAGCCCCAGGTAAGGCCTGCCTGCAGGGGGTTTGCCATTCCCTTCAGGAGGGCGTCCATGAGGAGGGCCACGTTGAAAAGGGGGACCAAGTGGTGCCAGGGTTCCAGTTCAAAAAAGCCCCGGAATTGGAGAAAGAGCAGGGGAAAGAGGGCTAAAAGCTGGAGGGGAGCCATGTAGCTTTGGGCCTCCTTGAAGCTTCGGGCGTAGAGCCCTAGCCCCACCATCACCGCTCCCATGAGCAGGGCCAAAAGGAAGGCGGAGAGGAAAAGGGCCAGGAAGCTGGCGCCATCCAAGGCCACCCGCCCCCCTAGCTCCAGGGTATGTCCGGTTTCGGTGGGCAGGCCTGAGCCCAGGGCGCTTGCGATAGCCCCGCCGAGGGTCAGCCCCAAAAGCCCGGACGTTCCGGACAGGAGAGCCAGGGCCACCGCGGCCAGGGTCTTGCCCAGGGCCAGGTGCCAAAGGGGCACCGGAGCCATGAGGAGGGCCTCGAGGGTCCCCTTCTCCTTTTCCCCCGCGGTGGCGTCCACCGCCACCACCTGTCCACCCGTGAGAACGAAAACCACCAGGAAGAAGGGGAGGAGAAAACCCAAAAGGCCCCCAGCCCTTTCCCGTTCCGGGGAGGCATCCACCACCTCTACCTGGAAGGGGTTGAGAACCTGGTAGGGGATGCCCCTCCTGGCCAAGGCCTCAGCCACCTTGGCTTCCCTGAGCGTTTGCAGGGCCCCTTGTACCTTCCCCACCGCCACTTGCCCCTCCGTGAGCCACCCAGCAAGGCGGCCGTAGACCCGGTACACCCCCTTCTCGTAGCGGACGCCCACGGGATACTTCCCCTCCCGCACGGCTCCCTCGGGATCGGGGTGGGCTTTAGGGGATAGCCCGGCCCGCTCCAGGGCGCGGAGGGCGTCTTGGGGTAGGTTCAGGACCGCCACCTCCTGCTCCTTCTCCTGAGCGCCCTGGATTAACCTTTGGAGGACCAGGGTGGGCCCGAACATGAAAAGGGGCATGAGCAGGACAGGCAGGACGAGGGTGGAGAAGACCAGCTTGCGGTCGCGGAAAACCTGCACGAGCTCCTTCCAAAAGATGCGGTGGATAGGCTTCATGCGGCCCCCCTTACCCTGCGCACGAACGCCTGTTCCAGGCTTCCTTCTCCCAAGGCCAGGGCTTCTTCCTTGCTTCCCTCATAGACCAGCCTGCCCTGGTGCAAAAAGCCTACCCGGTCCGCCACCTCCTCCGCCTCCGCCATCACGTGGGTGGAGTAGACGATGGTGTTGCCCAGCTGGCGGTAGGCCTTAACGAAGTCCAGAAGCGCCCTACGGGCAAAGACGTCCAGCCCGGCCGTGGCCTCGTCCAAGAGGAGGACGGGGGGACGGTGGAGGATGGCCCGGGCGATGACCACCTTTTGCCGCATGCCGGTGGACATCTCCATGACCTTTCGCTCCAGGGTTTCCTCCATTTCCAAAAGACCCACCGCCCAATCCAACGCCTCCTGAAAGGCCCGGCCCTCGAGGCCGTAAAACCCGGCAAAGAACCGCAGTACCTCCCGCCCGGTAAGGCGGTCGTACACCCGCATCCCCCCGTTGACCAGGCCCAGGCGCCGGCGCACCTCGAGGGGTTCTTGGACCACATCAAACCCCGCCACCCTGGCCCTGCCCTTGGTGGGGCGGATGAGGGTGGAGAGAATCCGCAAGGTGGTGGTCTTCCCAGCCCCGTTAGGGCCTAGGAGGGCATAGACCTCCCCAGGAGCCACCTGGAAGGAAAGCTCCTTGACCGCTTGGTGCTGGCCGTAAACCTTGCTGAGGAGGGTGACCTCAATCATATATCTAAGTGATATCACACCGCCTGACCCAGGTCAAGGGCTAGGATGCAGGACTCCGCAGCCCGGGAGCCCTTCATGACACCCTCCTGACCGTTGGGCCTTAGGCTCAGGCCATGAAGATCCTGGTAACCAACGACGACGGCATCTTTAGCCCTGGGCTTTGGGCTCTGGCGGAGTCGGCAAGCCGGTTTGGGGAGGTCTATGTGGTGGCCCCCGACGTGGAGCAGAGCGGGGTGGGCCACGCCATCACCATCGCCCACCCCGTGCGGGCCTTTCCCCACCCGGCCCCCCTGCCGGGGCCCCACTTCCCCGCCTACCGGGTGCGGGGCACCCCGGCGGACTGCGTGGCCCTGGGCCTCCATCTTTTCGGCCCCGTGGACCTGGTCCTTTCGGGGATCAACCTGGGGAGCAACCTGGGCCACGAGATCTGGCACTCGGGGACCGTGGCCGCTGCCAAGCAGGGAAGGCTTTTTGGCCTCTCCGCCGCCGCCTTCAGCACCCCCATGAACGGGCAAGGCCCGGACTTTTCCGCCCTGAGGCCCTGGGTGGAGCGGGTTCTCGAGGTCCTGCTGAGGCTGGAGCGGCCTTTTTTGGTGAACGTGAACCTGCCCCATAGGCCCAAGGGCTTCCTGTGGACCCGGCAGTCGGTGCGGGCCTACGAGGGGGTAGTGGTGGAGGGAGAAGACCCCATGGGCCGCCCCCTCTATTGGTTTGCCGCCAGGCCCTTGAAGGAGGCGGAGGAGGGCACGGACCGCTGGGCGGTGGAGCAGGGGTTCATCGCGGCTACCCCTTTAAGGCTGGACCTCACCGATGAGGCCCGGCTGCAACCGGCCCTTGCCCATGATTAGCGTCCTCATCCCCACCCGGTACCGGCCAGGCCATCTGCGCCAGGCCTTGGCCTCCCTTCTGCGGCAGACCTTTCCCCGGTTTGAGGCGGTGGTGGTGGACGATGGGGATGGGGAGGGAATGGGGGTGGTGGCCTCCTTGGCCGACCCACGGCTACGGGCTTTCCCCAACCCTGGGCGGGGCCAGGTGGAGGCCCGGCAGCACGCCCTGGCCCAGGCCCGGGGGGAGGCAGTTCTTTTCCTGGACGACGACGATCTTCTCCTGGACCCCGCCTACCTCTACCGGGTTTGGCGCGTCCTCTCCCAGGAGGAGGCCCTGGTGTACGGGGAGGGGGTCTTGGACCTGGGCTTTTGGGAGATCCCCTTCCGCCCGGGGGAGCCCGGGGACTGGATCCTGAGGGACAACCGCATCCTGGCCTCGGGTACGGCGTTGCCCCTTAGGCTCCTCAGGAAGCTTGGGGGTCTTGACCCCAGCCTGGGGGATTACTGGGACTGGGACCTTTGGCTTCGAGCCTACCGGGCGGGGTTCCCCTTCCGCTACCTGAAGGGGAGGGGGATAGGGATAAGGGTCCACGGGGACAACCAGAGCCACGGGAACCGCCTCGAGGAGCGCCGCCTTTTCCTGGAGCACCTTTGCCGCAAGCATGGACTACCGCCTTTGCAGCTTAAGGATCACCTGGTTCTGGCCCTCGAGGCCCAGGCCGCGAAGGAAAGCCTGGCGCCGGCCTTATGCCCTCCGGGCATAGCCCCTCTTTAGAAGGCAGGTTAGGGCCTAAGGCCCTCCCCATAGGCTACCGAAGGCAGGGAGAAGGCCCAGGTGGGCCGGTTATCCCTTCCCTCGGATGGGGGCCATAGGGAAGGCGGCTAACCTTTTCGCCCTTTCTTCGAGGGGTTCCCTTTGCAAAGCAGCCGTCAGGGCCTCGGCCAGGGCCGCTGCCTCCTCGTCGGGCACTTCCAGGAGGTACTCCCGCAAAAGCCCCAGGAGCACCATCCCGTCCTGGAAGGAGCCCAGCTCCTCCTGGAGCTTCTTTTCCTCCCGGGTGGATAGCCCTAGGAACTCCTTGGCGTAGCGGAGGCGCCTAAGGGCCCGCCGGTAAGCGTGGAGGGCCTCAGGGCTAGGGTTTTCCCGCAGGTCCCTAAACCGCTTCTGGAGGCGCTTGGCCAGGCGGGATAACCCCCTGGTGGCGGTCCTTTCCCCCAAGGGGGGGAGTGCGGCCAGGGCCCGAAGCAAGGCCTCGGTCCAAGGGGAGGCCAGGAGGTCCGGCAGGCGGGCGCGGGCTTTCTTTAGCTCCCTTTCCAGGAAGTCCCGGAAGCCCTCGGGTAAGGTTTCCTTGGCCAGGGCCACCTCCAGGTCCCGCACCCGACCCGTGCCCCTTAGGAGGCGCTTTAGGTCGTCCTGGAGTACCCTAAAGCCCAGCAGGTCCAGGTATGCCCTGAGCCTCCGGGCGGCCACCCGCACCTGGTGCACCCCCTCGGGGTCCTCCCCGGAAAGGGCCAGGGGGATGTGGGTCCTAAGGTGTTCCGTCCAGGCTCGGGCGTCCCTCACAGGCGGAAGACCTTGGGCGGCAAGAGGGCCTTGAGGGCCATCCCTCCGGGCACGGGGCGGCCCTCCAGCCAGGCCACCCCTCCCTTCTTCAGGACAAAGCGGGTTCCCAGGGTCGCTTGGGCCGAGGCTCCGGCGAAGTCTCCGAAAAGAAGCCAGGCCAAAAGGGCGGAGAGGTAGGGCTCGTGTCCCACCAGGGCTACCCGCCCCTCCTGGGGTAGTTCCTCCAGAAGGGCCACGGAGGGCGGGGCGGCCAGGTGGGGGGTTATCCGCACCTCCCCTTCCAGAAGGTCGGTGAGGAGCTCGGCGGTTTCCAAGGCCCGCCTCTTGGGGCTGGTGAGGATCAGGTCCAGCTCCACCCCCAGCCCCCAAAGGCCCCGCACCACCTTGCGGAACCGCCGCACCCCCTTGGGGGTCAGGGGGCGAAGGTCGTCGGCGGTTTCCTCATCTGGGTGCGGGGTTCCTTCAGGGGAAGCTTCCACCGCCTCGGCCGGTAGGGCGCGGGCATGGCGTACCAGGAAGAGTTCCATGGGAACATTATGCCCCTCCTCCTGGCGGGGGGCCAAGGCTCAGGGTTTTAGAGGGGCCCCATTTTGTCGGGACGGATGCGGGGCACGGCTTAGGTCCTGCCATAATGGGGTTGCATGAAGGCCATGACCTTCTGGGTCAAGCCGCAAAGCTCCATCGAGGCCTTGCCTGAGGCCAGGGAGCTGGTGCAGGACCTCCTGGAGCTCTTTTACGAGTACTTCCCTGAGTATGAAGGTTGCCTGGGGTTTTCCCAGTCCCCGAGAAGGCCCCGCTACCTCTTTCTCTACATGGAAGGTCCTTGTGGGGGGCTTCTGCCCCTAGCGGCCCTTTTCCTTAAAGACCTTTTGGAAACCGCCTTTCCCGGGGCCGAGGTGAGGGTATACGGGAAGCCTTGGCCCTAGCGCCTCTTCTTCACCAGCCACCCCTCCTCCCGCACTCCCTCCCGGGCGTTTACCACCCGGGCCAGGACGAAGAGGAGGTCGGAAAGGCGGTTGAGGTAGCGGATGGCCTCCGGGTTCACCGGTTCCTCCCGGCTTAGGGCCACCACCTTGCGCTCGGCCCGGCGCACCACGGTGCGGGCCAGGTGCAAAGCCGCCGCTGCCGGGTGCCCCCCGGGGAGGATGAAGCCCTGGAAAGGAGGGCTTTCCTCCATGTAGCGGTCGATGGCCCCTTCCAGCGCCTCCACATCCTGGGCGTCCATGCGGGCGATGTTCTTCTCGTAGGGGCTGCCCATGCGGGTGGCTAGGTCGGCCCCCAGGTCAAAGAGGGCGTTTTGGATACGCTCCAGGAGGTCGTGTAGGTCCAGGTGTTCCGGAGGAAGCAGGCTTCGGGCCAGGCCCAAGGCGGAGTTGGCCTCGTCCACGGTGCCGTAGGCCTCCACCCGGGGATGGGCCTTTACCACCCGCTCGGCCCCGTAAAGGCCGGTTTCCCCGGCATCCCCCGTCTTGGTGTAGATCTTCATGCCCCCATTGTAGGGCCTGTCGGAAAAAACTCTCCCCGGGTTTCCCCGGGGATTTTGGCGGGCCCGAGAGGATTCGAACCCCTGACCTGCTGATCCGTAGTCAGCCGCTCTATCCAACTGAGCTACGGGCCCAAGCCGACCCTCAAGGTAGCATGGGAAAGCCCTCCTTGTCAATAATGGGGTTGGTGCGGGATAAGCGTCTGGAAGCCCAACTTCTCCTTCTTCGTTCGGGAGCCCAGGACCCTCGAGGACCTCCACACCGCCCTCCATGCCCTACGCCCTGGCCTTCGCAAGGCCACCCTCTTCGCCCTTTTGGTGCGGCTTAGGCGGGAGGGGAGGGTGGCCTTTTGCCAGGGGCGTTTCTCAGCGAGGGAGGGAAAGGACGCGAACATTTAACCCATCGGTAAGCTGGATCTCCCACTGCCCCCCTGGAGGGAGGTCCCTAAGGGCAAACCGCACCTCCCCTGCCCGGTGCCAAAGGCCCAAGGCGGTGCGGGTGCCGTCCTTGGCTATGTGGACGAGGGAGAAATAGGGGTAGCCCTGGACCCTGGCCACCAGGAACTCCCCTTCTTCCCTCAGCTCCACCTGGGGTTCGGCCAGGGGAAGCAGGGGACCCACCGCTTCTTTGAGGAGCTGGGATCCCAGGTAAAGCCCCACCCGCCCGTAAGGCCCCAGGGGCAACCGGGCCTGGAAGTGGAGGATGCCCTCAGAGTCCCTCAGGACGAACACCGGGGCCTCCAGGGTTTCCCCGGTGGGCTTTGTCCCCCGCAGGCGGTAAGGGGAGGCTTCCCCCTCCGGGGAGGTTGCTATCCGAAGGGGTGGGTTGAACAGCACCTCCCCTTGGGCCATGCGCCCGGAGAAGAGGAGGCCCTCCTCCGGAAGGGACTGGGGTTTTGGCGGAGAGGCTTCCAGGAAACCTTGAGCCCCTCCGTAGGTGTAGTCGGAAATCCATTGGGGGCCGCAGTAGCTCATGAGGTCATAGAGTTGGCCCGGGTCCTTTAGGGAACCGTCGGCTAGGTCGTAGCCCCAGGTGCCAATCTTGCCGTCCGTATAGGGATAGTTGGGGTCGCCGGACACCCCACAAGGGGCGTGTTCCCGGCCAAAGTTATGCCCCAGCTCGTGGGCCATTACCCTAGGAGCACTCTGGGGGTAGTCCCAGCCCACGGCCACGGGATGCCTCAGGTAGCCGATCCCGGCGATGCCCGAGGTGTAGGAAACCTTGACGAAGCCATAGTAGTAGCGCCCGCTTCCATCAGCCTGGCGCAGGATGCGCAGTTCGTCTAGGAGCTGGGACCAGGCATTTGCATCACTAGGACTCAGGGTTCCGGAGAAGGTATAGGGCGCGCGGGTGGTGGAGGAGACCTCCTTGAGGGGCCAGATGCGCCAAAGGGTCTGGCCGAAGCTGGGCACCTGGGCTTGTTGCCCTTGATGGATTACGGGCACCGCGGTCAGGTAAAGCACCGTGCCCGCACCCACGTTGGGGGTAAGGGTTAAGAGGTTGTCGCCCTCGTCGCTCTCAGTCACCTGGTCTTGGGGATCGGCCCGGAGTTCCACTCGTAGGCTCGAGGCCACCCAGCTTTCCGGTAGGGTGGCGGTGCAGGTGGTGGCGAGGCTTCCGGGGTCGGTGGCGGTGGGGATGGGGTTCGGGCAGGTAAAGGCCAGGTTGCCTTGGAAGGTGCTCCCCAGGTACACCGCTCCCGCCAGGGGGTTGCTTAAGGACATGGGGGAAGGGCTTGCCAGGAGGTGGACCCGAAGCAAGGCGGGCTTACCCGATACCAGGCGCAGGTTCTCCTTGAGCACGGTCTGCCCCCACTCGGCCTTAGCGATGCGCAGATTGACTTGGGAGGCTGCCGTGACCGTCAGGCTCAGGTTCGCCGTCTTGCTGAGGTTCCCCGCGGTGGCCTTCACCCTGAGGGGGTAGGTCCCCGTGGCCA from Thermus neutrinimicus includes:
- a CDS encoding DUF3208 domain-containing protein, whose protein sequence is MQAVRLFQGYLWHPRGLALDPMGLLPQEVEGARLLLDEVPPPTPFFEDGTPTHTQRFYQLTLLLLTEEAPEALKPVAQALAPILQGMLEGLPREVGWLLLEDLRPL
- a CDS encoding glucodextranase DOMON-like domain-containing protein, whose translation is MLFLFQDPLGDDQGLAYLYPRAALFQEAGEGYADLLALAGEEREGRLVLRVRLSRYPNPLEGPLGFSLATVVLWLDTGEGGEETLLPGLSTPHGQGFEAAYVLTGFGGEKRTPTGERTPLRVWREGDWVAVDTGLPPGPYGYYGAVGLFDPFAPWYLRPTSPEGGPWTLGAPPGSPPVVDLLAEDPRDQVRAYETGILKPLRPKGLALRRESLLAFALGGASLLLAFLLRKG
- a CDS encoding gluconeogenesis factor YvcK family protein, producing the protein MWTRKGDEVVYRVAQGLARRFPPLRWLYPGMRVKRYAALAGLGILLMAYGLARFLPSPPPKPWALGLVLLGLALLVGGIRSMNRSMLSALTEPEAVPERVYVRRRLEQGPKVVAFGGGTGLSRVLRGLKEHTANTTAIVAVTDDGGSTGRLRLAFGLPAVGDLVDCLAALSDHPALPKLLHHRFQEGEFKGHTFGNLFLLTLNQEAKDFAEAILEANAILQLRGQVFPATPEAVRLKARFRDGTEVVGEVAIRERVGRIREVFLEPEPKRVMEEALRAIRSADLLVLGPGSLYTSVIPSFLPKPLLEALAKAKAPLVYVVNLMTEPGETDGYTAYDHYKAIAYHLGRRPEAVLVHTAPIPEEVLRRYAEEGRFPVAFDPRPFAVDGVRVMAGDFREEGPLAQHDPQKVVKALVSLV
- the rapZ gene encoding RNase adapter RapZ → MRFLVLSGLSGAGKTTAKGYLEDLGYFMVDNLPPGLWEALLQELAQRGVERAGVVLDARALAFFGDLERALDQLKPTVVYLEARPEVLLRRYNLTRRVHPLGAGNLMREIGEERRILGPLRARAHLVLDTSELSPRALKDALVRFLGEEAGFLLRLISFGFKWGPPQEADLVLDVRPLPNPHYDPGLKPKTGLDPEVQAYVFREEHEPYYRALLAVVGLAAEGAKAEGRAFYTVAVGCTGGRHRSVAVAERLAEELSSRFRAEVSHRDVDKEG
- a CDS encoding type II CAAX prenyl endopeptidase Rce1 family protein encodes the protein MRALYWALGLSWVAFLVFYLLGGRVESPAYVAFGFLYMWIPGLVALYFARKEGMRLPLALRPNRYWLFAWLFPVALTLLSIPLSLPFGAWKGWEALRQTLPQDAAQAIPETLWTLFPLVLILAALVAGATANLLAALGEELLWRGYLWEGLKERGLWPASLEIGFWWGLWHAPLVLAGHNYPREPYLGVPMMILFTLALTPSLLWVRERGGSVVAPALLHGTLNAIGGFPLLVVERTHDLLIGVVGLPGLFLLSLFNLWLRGRV
- a CDS encoding SPFH domain-containing protein, whose translation is MREVKETTAWRQSGFLALLALLLALLWLGWGGVRLLSERELFYLWHVVFALLASGLLVGGLFTVQPNEAVALVFLGRYVGSIRDEGFHFANPLAQRKRITLRVHNFTSDRLKVNDAHGNPIEIAAVVVWRVVDTAKALFQVENYQSFVAIQSEAAIRALASRYPYDAEGKSLRGNPEEIAEELKAEVQERLRVAGVEVLEARLTHLAYAPEVAQAMLRRQQALAVVAARKLIVEAATNMVKEALSGLEAQGIALDEERRAAMVNNLMVALVAEAQAQPVMNVGTLYT
- a CDS encoding ABC transporter permease produces the protein MKPIHRIFWKELVQVFRDRKLVFSTLVLPVLLMPLFMFGPTLVLQRLIQGAQEKEQEVAVLNLPQDALRALERAGLSPKAHPDPEGAVREGKYPVGVRYEKGVYRVYGRLAGWLTEGQVAVGKVQGALQTLREAKVAEALARRGIPYQVLNPFQVEVVDASPERERAGGLLGFLLPFFLVVFVLTGGQVVAVDATAGEKEKGTLEALLMAPVPLWHLALGKTLAAVALALLSGTSGLLGLTLGGAIASALGSGLPTETGHTLELGGRVALDGASFLALFLSAFLLALLMGAVMVGLGLYARSFKEAQSYMAPLQLLALFPLLFLQFRGFFELEPWHHLVPLFNVALLMDALLKGMANPLQAGLTWGSTLVYAGLALFYAVRVFAREEVVFRN
- a CDS encoding ATP-binding cassette domain-containing protein codes for the protein MIEVTLLSKVYGQHQAVKELSFQVAPGEVYALLGPNGAGKTTTLRILSTLIRPTKGRARVAGFDVVQEPLEVRRRLGLVNGGMRVYDRLTGREVLRFFAGFYGLEGRAFQEALDWAVGLLEMEETLERKVMEMSTGMRQKVVIARAILHRPPVLLLDEATAGLDVFARRALLDFVKAYRQLGNTIVYSTHVMAEAEEVADRVGFLHQGRLVYEGSKEEALALGEGSLEQAFVRRVRGAA